The proteins below are encoded in one region of Neofelis nebulosa isolate mNeoNeb1 chromosome 17, mNeoNeb1.pri, whole genome shotgun sequence:
- the KDELR1 gene encoding ER lumen protein-retaining receptor 1, protein MNLFRFLGDLSHLLAIVLLLLKIWKSRSCAGISGKSQVLFAVVFTARYLDLFTNYISLYNTCMKVVYIACSFTTVWMIYSKFKATYDGNHDTFRVEFLVVPTAILAFLVNHDFTPLEILWTFSIYLESVAILPQLFMVSKTGEAETITSHYLFALGVYRTLYLFNWIWRYHFEGFFDLIAIVAGLVQTVLYCDFFYLYITKVLKGKKLSLPA, encoded by the exons ATGAATCTCTTCCGATTCCTGGGAGACCTCTCCCACCTCCTAGCCATCGTTTTGCTACTGCTCAAAATCTGGAAGTCTCGCTCTTGTGCCG GGATTTCAGGGAAGAGCCAGGTCCTGTTTGCAGTGGTGTTCACGGCCCGCTACCTGGACCTCTTCACCAACTACATCTCCCTGTACAACACGTGCATGAAG GTGGTCTACATTGCCTGTTCCTTCACCACAGTCTGGATGATTTACAGCAAGTTCAAGGCCACGTACGACGGCAACCACGACACATTCAGGGTGGAGTTCCTCGTTGTTCCCACGGCCATCCTGGCGTTCCTGGTCAACCATGACTTTACACCTCTGGAG ATCCTCTGGACCTTCTCCATCTACCTGGAGTCGGTGGCCATCCTGCCGCAGCTGTTCATGGTGAGCAAGACGGGGGAGGCGGAGACCATCACGAGCCACTACCTGTTCGCCCTGGGTGTCTACCGGACCCTCTATCTCTTCAACTGGATCTGGCGCTACCATTTTGAGGGCTTCTTCGACCTCATCGCCATCGTGGCGGGCCTGGTCCAGACGGTCCTCTACTGCGATTTCTTCTACCTCTACATCACCAAAG TCCTGAAGGGGAAGAAGCTGAGTTTGCCGGCATAG